The window TCCTCCTCGGTGCAGACGGCATCGGCTGCCATGTCGGCGTCGATGTCCGTGGTGCCGACGAGGACCCGGTCCCCCATCGGGTAGATCAGCACGATCCGGCCGTCGGTGTGTTCGAAGAAGATTTCGCGGCCGTTGCAGGCAGCCAGCAGTTCGGGGTGGTCCAGCACGATGTGCGAGCCCTTGGTGCCGCCCATGAAGGCCGACGCCGCACCCATCGCCTGGTTGGTCTGGTCAACCCAGGCTCCGGTGGTGTTGACAATGACGTCGGCGGAAAACTCGAACAGCTCGCCGGTGAGTTCGTCGCGGAGTTCCACGGTGCTGCCCGTGCGCCCCGCTCCGGCCGCGTCCTTCACGGACACGAGGGAGAGGTAGTTGCTGGCGCGGGCGTCACTGGCTCCGGCGGTTCCGGCCTTTTCGCCGTCCTGGAGGACGTCCAGCGTGAGGCGCTCCGGGTTGTGGACGGAAGCGTCGAAGTACGTCGCCGCGTACTTGATGCCCGGGTGCAGCCGCGGCAGCTCAGCCAGTGCACGCTTGCGGCCTCGGAACTGGTGGCGCGGCACGGTTCCGCCGTCACGGGAGAAGGAGTCGTACATGCTCAGGCCGAGCTTGATCAAGAAGGCGCCGCGTTCTTTCGGCGCACCCTGCTGCTTGTGGGTCAGGAACCGCAGCGGCGCGGACAGAATGCCGGAGAACGTGCTGAAGATAGGGATGGTGGTCTGCAGCGGCTTCACGTAGTGCGGCGCGATGCGCAGCAGCCGGTTGCGTTCCACGACCGATTCCTGAACGAGGCGGAACTCGCCGTTCTCGAGGTAACGGATGCCGCCGTGGATCATGTGCGAGGAGGCGCCGCTGGCTCCCTGGCAGTAGTCACCGCGCTCCACGAGGGCGACGTCCACACCCTGCAGGGCGAGGTCCCGGAACGTGCCCACGCCGTTGATGCCACCACCGATAATGAGCACCTGTGCGTGGGGCCGCGTCCGCAGCTTGCGCACCGATGTCCGCTCGCCGGTCGATGCCTGGTTGCGGGCTGAATCCTTCTGTCCCAAGAACTGCTCCTTTGGGTCTGGTTCTGTGCGGCGCGCCCTACGGCGCGGCGCCGTTCATCACTATTCTTTGGAGTATTGGAAAATGGAGTCAAGCACTATGCACAAACGTGCAGAACGGAAATGGGATGACACCCTCACGCAGCTCCGACGCCCTCCGCGCCGCCCAGTTGTATTACCTGCAGGACTTGACCATGGACGCGATTGCGCGGGAGCTGCGCACGTCGCGGTCCACCGTGTCGCGCCTGCTGTCTTCGGCCCGGGAATCCGGCCTGGTGCAGATCCAAATCCGCAGCCCGCTGGATACCGGCCCGGAGCTGGAGAGCATGATCCGTGCCGAATACAAGGTGGACGTACACGTGGTTCCGGTAGTGGACACCCTCAATGAGGCGGAAACACTGGACCGCGTGGCGATGCAGGCCGCCCGTACCATTGGGCCGCTGGTGGACTCAAACGCCATCATCGGCGTCGCCTGGGGGTCGACCTTGAGCGCAGTCAGCCGGCACCTGACCCGCAAAATCACGCACGACTGCGTGATCGTCCAGCTCAACGGGGCTGGAAACATGGAAACCACCGGCATCACCTACGCCGCCGACATCATGCGCCGCTTCGGCAGCGCCTACGGTGCGCGGGTGGAGCAGTTTCCGGTCCCCGCGTTCTTCGATCACGCCGCGACGAAAGATGCCATGTGGAATGAGCGCAGTGTGCAACGCATCCTGGAGCTGCAGGCACGCATGAGCATTGCGATTTTCGGCGTCGGATCGGTGGACGCCGACTATCCCAGCCACGTCTACGCAGGCGGTTACCTGGACGAAAACGACCTCGACGTCCTGGCCACCTCGGACGTCGTCGGCGACGTCGCCACGGTGTTTTTCCGTGCCGATGGCTCTTCGGACGGCATCACCTTGAACGAGCGCTCCACCGGCCCGGACCTTGCCCAGCTGCGCCAGATCCGCCGAAGGATCTGTGTGGTTTCGGGAGCGTCCAAGATCAACGGACTGCGCGGTGCTCTTGCTGCAGGCCTGGCGACCGATTTGATCCTCGATGAGGCCAGCGCACGGCGCCTGGTCAGCTTCGACGGCTTGTCCTGAGCCGTGGGGAGGACGGGCGGCGGAGTCGGTAAAGTCGGGGTTATGAAACCCGCTCCCCGGCTCAGCCTCAACAACGGTGTACTGATTGATCAGTTGGGGTTTGGACTGTACAAGGTGCCACCTGCCGACGCTCCGGACCTGGTGACCATGGCGCTGGAGTCCGGCTACCGGCATTTCGACACCGCCGCCATGTACGGCAACGAGGCAGGCGTTGGCCGGGGCATCGGGGCTTTAGCCGGATTCGACGGGCGCAACGCCCGCGGCGGCTCCGGCGAGGCCTCCCCTTCGCTCTCCCGCGAGGACCTGTTCGTGACGACCAAGCTCTGGAACGACGACCAGGGCTACGATGCCACGCTGCGCGCCTTTGACACGTCCATGGCCAACCTCGGACTGGAGTACGTCGATCTGTACCTGATCCACTGGCCGTGCCCGCAACGGGGGCTTTACTCCCAAAGCTACAAAGCCTTGGAGACGATGTACCGGGAGGGCAGGGTCCGGGCCATCGGAGTCTCGAACTTCGAGCCGGAGCATCTGGACCGCCTGCTGCAGACGGCCGAGGTCACCCCGGCCGTGAACCAGATTGAGCTTCACCCCTGGCTCCAGCAGGAGGAGCTGCGCGCCTTGCACAGCGGGCTCGGCATCACCACCGAGGCATGGAGCCCGCTGGGCCGCGGCCAGGTCCTGCAGGACGAGGTGGTTGTGGACCTGGCGGCCGTGCACGGCAAGACCCCTGCGCAGATCATCCTTCGCTGGCATATGCAGCTCGGCATCGTCGCCATCCCCAAGGCAAGCTCCTCCGCCCGGATTCGGGAAAACCTGAACGTCTTCGGCTTCAGCCTGGACGACTCCGCCATGGACGCCCTGGCCGGACTGGACCGCGGCGTCCGCACCGGCTCCAACCCGAACACCGTCAATTAGGACTTATCGAATGGATCATGTGGACACCCAGCCCTCCCCCGGCACTCCCCTGTTCAGCGCCGGCCTCGACGCCCGCACCCATGCCGCGGAAGTGGACCTGGCCGGCACGCGGGCTGCGTACTGGATTTACGAGCCCGTCCGCGTGACCCCGGAGACGCAGACCATTCTGGTGGTGCACGGCTTCCGCGGCGACCACCATGGCCTGCTCCGGGTGGCCGACCAGCTCGCCGAGATGCGTCTCATCATGCCGGATCTGCCCGGGTTCGGCAGCTCCGCCGCTTTTCCCGATTCCGGACACAGCGTTGAGCGGTACGTCCAGTTCCTGGCCGAGTTCATGGCGGCGCTGCACCTGGGCCCCGACACGGTCCTGCTGGGACATTCCTTCGGCTCCATCGTGGCGAGCCATTTCGTGGCAGCCCACCCTGGAACGGTCAGTGAACTGATCCTGATCAACCCGATCGCTGCCCCTGCCCTGGAGGGGTCCAAGGGGCTGATGACCAAACTCGCCGTCCTCTACTACGAAGCCGCGGCCCGGCTGCCCCGCCGCCTGGGCCAGGGCCTGCTGCGCAGCCAGTTGATCGTCCGGATCATGAGCGAGGCGATGGCGAAGACCAAGGACAAGAACCTCCGCCGATTTGTGCACGCCCAGCACAGCGCCTATTTCTCCGCGTTCGCGGACCGGAAGAGCCTGCTGGAGGCGTTCAAGGCCTCGGTGGGCAGCAACGTGGCCGAGGTGGCCTCCGGTCTTACGCTTCCGGTGCTGCTGATCGCCGGTGAAAAGGACGAGATCGCCGCGCTGCCGGACCAGCACATCCTGCTGGGCCTCCTGCCGGATGCGGCCCTCACTGTGATCCCCGACGTCGGGCACCTGATCCACTACGAAACCCCGGAGCCCGCCGCGGCGGCCATCCGACGCTTCCTGAAGGACCATTCCTCGTGAAAATTATTGTCGATGCCCGTTTCACCCGTCTGGACCACCACGACGGAATCAGCCGCTATGGTGCAAGCCTGATCGCGGCCACTGCCAAGGTCGCCGATGTCTCCATGCTGATCAGCGATGTCCGACAACTGGCCCTGCTGCCGGACGTGCCCTACACCTTGATCAACAGCCCGCTGTCCCCCGCCGAGGTGTTCGTCGCGTCCAAGGTGAACAAACTGGGCGCCGATGTTGTGGTTTGCCCCATGCAGACCATGGGCAGCTGGGGACGGACGTACCCGCTGGTGCTGACTCTGCACGATTTGATCTACTACGAACACCCGGCGCCTCCGGGCTTCCTGCCCGCTCCGGTCCGGGTCCTCTGGCGGCTCTACCACAAGGCTTTCTGGCCCCAGCGCCTGCTCCTGAACCGGGCCGACGTCGTGGCAACCATCAGCTCCACTACCGCGGCTTTGATCGCGAAGTACCGGTTGACCAGCAGGCCCGTCCGAATCGTCGGCAACGCCCCGCAGCACGGACATACGCCCCGGGATGTTGGCGCAGGGGCGGACAAGACGCTGCTGTACATGGGGTCCTTCATGCCGTACAAGAACGTCGAAACCATGGTCAAGGGAATGGCGGAGCTGCCGGACATGACTCTGCACCTGCTCAGCCGGATCACCACCGAACGCCGGGCGGAACTCCAGGCCCTGGCGCCCGCCGGCGCGCACATCGTGTTCCATAACGGCGTCACGGACGCCGAGTATGAGGCTTTGCTGGGGCGAACTACGGCCCTGATCAGCCTTTCCAAAGCCGAGGGTTACGGACTGCCCCTCGTTGAAGCGATGTCCCATGGCACCCCCGTGATCGCCAGTGACATCGCAATTTTCCGTGAGGTGGGCGGGGACGCCGTCAGTTACGTCCATCCGGACTCCCCGGAGGAGTTCGCGGCCGCGGTGCGGAAGCTGGAGGAGCCGGACGTGTGGACAGCACGGTCCCGCCGTGCAGTGGAGCGCGCAGCGGATTTCAGCTGGGACGAGTCCGCCCGCAGGCTGCTAGACGCTGCGGAAGAAGCCCTGGCGCTCCACGCACGCCGCTAGGTTGCAGCCTTGCCCTCAGGCCGCGGGGTGGTACCTTGCGGGTAGAGGGTCGACGGGCAGTTCCGGGTCCGGGCCGGGGTCTGGCGGCAGTCCCGAGTCCAGCTCCGCGTCCAGGTCCCAGCCCGAGTCCAGCTCCGCGTCCAGGTCCCAGCCCGAGTCCAGCTCCGCGTCCAGGTCCCAGCCCGGGTCCGCGCCTGGTGGCGGGTTCCAGCCCAAGTCTGCGTCGTGGTCCTCGTCCGCGAGCAGCCCCAGGTCTGGCTGTGGCCCCGGGTCCGCCTCTGCGGGTTGGGTCAGTGCTGCGAGGATGGCTGGCCAGGGTGGTGGTTCCCAGTCCTGGGATTCGCTGGGGTACCGCCGTCCCATTGGTGAGGTCCATCCGGGTGGGTGGTTTTTGCTGGCCCCGGTGGGTGTCCAGGCTGAGGTGTGTTTGAGGCGGTGGTGTTTGCGGCAGGGCTGGCCGAGGTTCGTGATCCCGGTGGTGCCGCCGTCGGCCCAGGCCAGCAGGTGGTCTGCTTCGTTATCCAGGGAAGCATTGTTACACCCTGGAAAGGGGCACTTGCCGTCCCGGAGCCGAAGCCAGCGCCGCTGGGCTCCGGTGAGCCGGTAACTGCTCCGGCCGATCTCCAACGGTGCACCGTCGCGGGGATCGATCAGGACCCGGTGGAAGGACCCGGCTCCTTCTGCGATCAGGCGGCGGGCCATGGAGGGCGGGATGGGACCGTAGCCGTCCAAGGTGGCGGGCTCTTCGGCGGCGCCCAGCAGGGACAGGACGGGGACGGTGATCAGAACCTGCGCCCGGGGCGACGGAACATCCCCGGCACCCGTCCCACCCGTCCCACCCGTTCCACCCGTTCCACCTGTGGCCTCCATTCGATTTGTCCCGCTGGTCAGCAGCCACGCCGCGGCGACGTCGGCGC is drawn from Micrococcaceae bacterium Sec5.8 and contains these coding sequences:
- a CDS encoding DUF222 domain-containing protein, which produces MDAVDAVSRSVAALAVLVGGEPSGAAVLNAGGGAPLVDGGDALRDAADVCLDGFAEVARLEARFAALKVLLTAEFVQAAGALVLPARSAQEGSAQAMAVIAEVACALTVSEGTAAALVSESRALTTALPRTLAALQAGTISWQHARVVVDETAHLDAAGAAGLEEHFLDPEAAKPARGCPAGELVPGRFRAKVRAWRERHHPVSIEKRHAKSAEDRRVEFVPDRDGMAWLSTYLPAATAAGIWDRTTTAARALQGPSEARTLTQLRADVAAAWLLTSGTNRMEATGGTGGTGGTGGTGAGDVPSPRAQVLITVPVLSLLGAAEEPATLDGYGPIPPSMARRLIAEGAGSFHRVLIDPRDGAPLEIGRSSYRLTGAQRRWLRLRDGKCPFPGCNNASLDNEADHLLAWADGGTTGITNLGQPCRKHHRLKHTSAWTPTGASKNHPPGWTSPMGRRYPSESQDWEPPPWPAILAALTQPAEADPGPQPDLGLLADEDHDADLGWNPPPGADPGWDLDAELDSGWDLDAELDSGWDLDAELDSGLPPDPGPDPELPVDPLPARYHPAA
- a CDS encoding alpha/beta hydrolase; protein product: MDHVDTQPSPGTPLFSAGLDARTHAAEVDLAGTRAAYWIYEPVRVTPETQTILVVHGFRGDHHGLLRVADQLAEMRLIMPDLPGFGSSAAFPDSGHSVERYVQFLAEFMAALHLGPDTVLLGHSFGSIVASHFVAAHPGTVSELILINPIAAPALEGSKGLMTKLAVLYYEAAARLPRRLGQGLLRSQLIVRIMSEAMAKTKDKNLRRFVHAQHSAYFSAFADRKSLLEAFKASVGSNVAEVASGLTLPVLLIAGEKDEIAALPDQHILLGLLPDAALTVIPDVGHLIHYETPEPAAAAIRRFLKDHSS
- a CDS encoding aldo/keto reductase, with product MKPAPRLSLNNGVLIDQLGFGLYKVPPADAPDLVTMALESGYRHFDTAAMYGNEAGVGRGIGALAGFDGRNARGGSGEASPSLSREDLFVTTKLWNDDQGYDATLRAFDTSMANLGLEYVDLYLIHWPCPQRGLYSQSYKALETMYREGRVRAIGVSNFEPEHLDRLLQTAEVTPAVNQIELHPWLQQEELRALHSGLGITTEAWSPLGRGQVLQDEVVVDLAAVHGKTPAQIILRWHMQLGIVAIPKASSSARIRENLNVFGFSLDDSAMDALAGLDRGVRTGSNPNTVN
- a CDS encoding glycosyltransferase family 1 protein produces the protein MKIIVDARFTRLDHHDGISRYGASLIAATAKVADVSMLISDVRQLALLPDVPYTLINSPLSPAEVFVASKVNKLGADVVVCPMQTMGSWGRTYPLVLTLHDLIYYEHPAPPGFLPAPVRVLWRLYHKAFWPQRLLLNRADVVATISSTTAALIAKYRLTSRPVRIVGNAPQHGHTPRDVGAGADKTLLYMGSFMPYKNVETMVKGMAELPDMTLHLLSRITTERRAELQALAPAGAHIVFHNGVTDAEYEALLGRTTALISLSKAEGYGLPLVEAMSHGTPVIASDIAIFREVGGDAVSYVHPDSPEEFAAAVRKLEEPDVWTARSRRAVERAADFSWDESARRLLDAAEEALALHARR
- a CDS encoding sugar-binding domain-containing protein: MTPSRSSDALRAAQLYYLQDLTMDAIARELRTSRSTVSRLLSSARESGLVQIQIRSPLDTGPELESMIRAEYKVDVHVVPVVDTLNEAETLDRVAMQAARTIGPLVDSNAIIGVAWGSTLSAVSRHLTRKITHDCVIVQLNGAGNMETTGITYAADIMRRFGSAYGARVEQFPVPAFFDHAATKDAMWNERSVQRILELQARMSIAIFGVGSVDADYPSHVYAGGYLDENDLDVLATSDVVGDVATVFFRADGSSDGITLNERSTGPDLAQLRQIRRRICVVSGASKINGLRGALAAGLATDLILDEASARRLVSFDGLS
- a CDS encoding glycerol-3-phosphate dehydrogenase/oxidase gives rise to the protein MRKLRTRPHAQVLIIGGGINGVGTFRDLALQGVDVALVERGDYCQGASGASSHMIHGGIRYLENGEFRLVQESVVERNRLLRIAPHYVKPLQTTIPIFSTFSGILSAPLRFLTHKQQGAPKERGAFLIKLGLSMYDSFSRDGGTVPRHQFRGRKRALAELPRLHPGIKYAATYFDASVHNPERLTLDVLQDGEKAGTAGASDARASNYLSLVSVKDAAGAGRTGSTVELRDELTGELFEFSADVIVNTTGAWVDQTNQAMGAASAFMGGTKGSHIVLDHPELLAACNGREIFFEHTDGRIVLIYPMGDRVLVGTTDIDADMAADAVCTEEEIDYFFDLIGHVFPDIAVDRDQIVYTFSGVRPLPKHDATQPGFVSRDYRIEHRAAGEGKSGAAVLSLVGGKWTTFRALAEHLSNDVLAELGMERKVSTAKLAIGGGDGFPDSEDGVQRWIKTHMAEGRDADRTAVLLTRYGTRAEEVIRFLDGAAGSAPDRLLHSTRELSVRELEFMARNEQVGHLVDVLIRRTSLAFRGLVTGELLNEVADTLAGPLGWDAAARASEITHAQEVLKRFHGVQVHSLVS